The following proteins are co-located in the Vigna unguiculata cultivar IT97K-499-35 chromosome 9, ASM411807v1, whole genome shotgun sequence genome:
- the LOC114164453 gene encoding defensin Ec-AMP-D2-like, translated as MEKARLGFFFMLLILLASQMMVQTEGRHCESKSHRFKGMCVSHQNCASVCHVEGFTGGHCRGFRRRCFCTRHC; from the exons ATGGAGAAGGCACGATTGGGGTTTTTCTTCATGTTGCTCATTCTCCTTGCTTCTC AGATGATGGTTCAAACGGAGGGAAGACACTGTGAATCAAAGAGCCATCGATTTAAGGGGATGTGCGTCAGCCACCAAAACTGTGCTTCGGTTTGCCATGTCGAAGGCTTCACTGGTGGCCACTGTCGCGGATTTCGTAGACGCTGTTTCTGCACCAGGCACTGTTAG